From the genome of Nitrospirota bacterium:
AGGAGGGGGAAACCTACAAACCATAAGGTCTTTGGTGAATCAACCGCCATTCTCTCAGGAGATGCCTTGCTGACTCATGCTTTTACAGTCATTTCAGACAGACTGTTATGGCTTGATACACCGGCAGAGAGGGTATTGCGAATTATTCATGAAATTGGACTTGGCGCCGGTCCTCTTGGGATGGTCGGCGGTCAGCAGATAGATATAGAATCTGAGGGGAATAATCTGAAATTAAGTAATCTTGAAAGACTTCACAGGATGAAGACAGGGGCCTTGATTAGGGTTGCTGTCAGGGCAGGTGGGGTTGCAGGCGGCGGCACGGAGGATCAACTAACTGCATTAACAACTTATGCTGAAAAGATCGGCCTTGCATTTCAGATTGCTGATGACATCCTCGATGTAGAGGGGACCCCTGAAGAGACAGGTAAAGCCACAGGAAAGGACTCCAGACAGAACAAGAATACATACCCTGCCCTTCTGGGGCTTGAAGAATCAAAGACACTTGAGCACAAACTTATAACAGAAGCAGTTGATGCATTGAAAGGCTTTGACGAAAAGGCAGAGCCGTTAAGGGATATTGCGAGGTTTATTGTTGAAAGGAAGAAGTAAGAAGTCAGAAGCAAGAAGTTAGAAGCAAGATAAAAAGCCCCCTCACCCGGTGCCCCCCTTCTGCCTCCCCCCGCAAAGGAGGGGGGAGGAATTTGGTAGGAGTTTTATTACAGCTCTCCCGCCAGGGGAGAGGGAGGCTAATGTTTATTTCCCCTCCCTTGACGGGAGGGGGTTAGGGGGAGGGTGAGCTATGGAGATTTTCAAGTGAAATATTTAGATACAATAAACAGCCCTGAAGACCTTAAAAAGATACCTGTGGAAGCACTGCCTGTTTTGGCAGTGGAAATCAGGGAGAGGCTTTTGGAGGTTGTTTCAAAGAACGGCGGCCATCTTGCCTCAAACCTTGGCGTCGTTGAACTCACTATTGCCCTTCACTATATATATAATGCACCGAATGACGCTATAGTCTGGGATGTGGGCCATCAGGCTTATGTACACAAACTGCTCACAGGCCGCAGGGACAAGTTTAATACTTTAAGACAGTATGGCGGTATCAGCGGCTTCCCTAAACCGGATGAAAGTAATTACGATGCCTTCATTGCCGGTCATTCAGGAAACTCATTGTCTGCTGCCTTGGGGCTTGTAGAAGCAAGGGATAAGAAAGAGAAAAAAAACAAGGTTATCGTAGTTATAGGTGACGGCTCAATGACAGCAGGTATGGTGTTTGAAGGCTTAAACCATGCCGGTGACCTCAAAAAAAATATCATAGTAATACTGAATGACAATGAGATGTCCATATCAAGAAATGTTGGGGCAATATCATCTTATCTAAGCAAGATCATCACAGGAGAAATCTATACAAAGGTAAAAAAAGAGACTGAGCATATCATAAAAAACATCCCCCGAATTGGGGAACCAATGCTCAAGGTTGCCAAAA
Proteins encoded in this window:
- a CDS encoding polyprenyl synthetase family protein produces the protein MTNPAIISYLDEKKRIIENNLLLILGPPEIYPATLYESMHYSLLAGGKRIRPVLAIAACEAVNGKAESAIPIAVAIEMIHTYSLIHDDLPSMDNDDLRRGKPTNHKVFGESTAILSGDALLTHAFTVISDRLLWLDTPAERVLRIIHEIGLGAGPLGMVGGQQIDIESEGNNLKLSNLERLHRMKTGALIRVAVRAGGVAGGGTEDQLTALTTYAEKIGLAFQIADDILDVEGTPEETGKATGKDSRQNKNTYPALLGLEESKTLEHKLITEAVDALKGFDEKAEPLRDIARFIVERKK